ATTTGCCATGACGTTGTCTTTGCTCCCGCCATCGCGAGGCTAGCGACTCATGCGCGGAGATAAACGGAATAAGCGACCGTCGAACGCCGTCAGGCTGGATGACGAGGACGCGGTCCGGGAAGCGGTCTCGGCCTCAATACTCGGTCTGTGGGACGTCGTGAACACCCTCGCCCGTCTGCGCCCCTCCCGACGCGACCGGTACCGGGTGAGCATTTTCGGCTCGGCCCGGGTCGAGCGGGAAAGCTTCGGGTACCAGGAGACCAGGCGCGCGGCGAAAGCGCTCGCCGAGATGGGTTGCGACATCGTGACCGGAGGGGGACCCGGTCTGATGCAGGCAGCGAACGAGGGCGCGAGCGAGGCGCCAGCGCAAAGCCGCTCCTACGGGATCCGGGTGGATCTTCCGTTCGAGCAGGACGTGAACGCCTTCGTTTCGGAAGCCTTCGAGCACCGGACGTTCTTCACGCGGCTTCACCAGTTCGTCCTCACTTCCGACGCTTTCCTCGTCACTCCGGGAGGCATCGGCACGGTGTTGGAGATGATGATGATCTGGCAGTTGCTCCAGGTGGGGCACCTCCAGGAGACACCTCTCGTGCTGGTGGGGAAAATGTGGCCGCCGCTCATCGAATGGGCGAAGGTCTCCATGCTGTCGGCCGATCCACCGCTCGCGAGCCCGGAAGACATGGCCATACCGGTCTGCGTCGCCGACGCCGATGAGGCCATTGCCCGGATTCGCGCGCACCATCTCGCCTGGTCGAAAGCGCAGGCGGGCTCGCGATAGGTGATTTCCCGCTTGCGAGGGAGAATGCCAGTAGCTGCGTCGGGTGGCTGAGCTTTGAGCGTCCGCTCCGGATCGAAATTACTCCGAGTCTCGAGAGACGTGAAACCGGGCTGGCTCGACCCCGAGCCAGAACGCCATCCCGAGGAGCAGCCGCTCGGCAGCGGTCAGGTGAGACTCGGCCTCGATGACGGCCCGCGCTCGAGCCGGATCGTCGGTGATGATGCCGTCAGCTCCTTGCAGGATCTTCTGCGCAATCGTGAGCTCATCGTTGAGCGTCCAGACATAGACGTCCTGGCCTCGAGCATGAGCCTGCCGAAAGAGCGAGGGGGTCGCGAGAGTGACGCTGACGGCGAGAAAGTCGACGTCGACTTCCGTCAGGCGCCCGACAGCGGTCGCGGCCAGAAGTCCCTTCCGGTACGAGGGTCGGATGTCGCCGATCGTCTCGACCATCTTTCGCTCGAGCGACATCACGGCGATCTCGTTCTCCATGCCGGTCCGCTCGACGATCGCGGCGACCCGCTCTTCGAGCCGTTGGTTGTGGCCGTAGTACTTGAGCTCGATGATGACCTTCGCCCGGTCCTTCGCGCGCAGGAGAACCTCCTCGAGCGTCGGGACCCCCTCGCCCTGGAACTCGGGCGAGAACCAGCTCCCGATGTCGAGCTTCCGCACCTCGGCGAAGCTCCCGTCCCAGATCTTCAGCGGCGAGCCCGCGAGCTTCATGAAGTCGCTGTCGTGTAACACGACGACTTCTCCATCTGCCGTTTCCTGCACGTCGATCTCGACCCAGTCCGTTCCGTCCTCGATCGCACGCTCGACGGACGAGAGCGTATTCTCGGGGGCGAGTGCGGCAGCCCCGCGATGTGCGATCACGGCGACAGGGCGCGGACTGCGGGCGCCCCGGAGCAAGGCCCATCCGATGGCGGCGGAGATTCCCGCCGCCGCCATGACGCCAATGAGGATCCTCTTCCCGCGAAGGAGACGTGTGCCGGGTTCTGGGGTTTCGCTCGTCACGAAGTTCGCGCGGGATCCCCCGCCGAGTCGCTCGTAGAGCGCGACGACGAGCGCTGCGAAGAGCGAGGAGGAAAAAGCGGTGAGGAGCGCGGCCGCGACGACCCCGAGAACGAATGTGGCTCCGAGCGCGGGAACGAGAAGACTCAGCGATCCTTGAAACCGCGGGAGTATCGCGGCGGCCAGGGCGCGCCCTGCGGACGCGCCGACGAGCGAGACCGTCATCGCCGCCGCCGCCCATCCCACGAGAACGCGAGCGACGACGAGGCGATGGCTGCGGGATCGGTCCTCGCTGACGCTCAGGGCTTTCGACGGATCGACGTTCTCGAAGAGCAGCAATGGCAGGGCGTATACCCAGCCGGAAGCGCGGCGAACCAGAAGAACCGCCATCACGAGGAGGAGAGTTCCGATGGCAACGGCTGCCGTCCAGAATACCGGAGGTCTTTCTTTCAAGTAGTAGTTGATGTCGAAATCTGTGAGGAGGAGAAAGTACGCGAGCGCGGCGAGCGCGAGAAAAGGGGCGCAGACCACGAGCGCTTTGACGACGAGGCGAATCGTGACCGCGAGGATCCGGTGGAACCTCCTCCCGCCCCACGCGAGAGCCGAGACGACGGGAGCCCGTGTGCTCCCGGCCGCGCCGAAAGCGATTCCCATGAGACATGCCTGCCCGAGCCCCAGGACCGCGATGCGCCCGGCGGCAGCGAGGACGATGATCGCGAGCCCCAGCGGTCGCAGAGCGAAGTAGAGGATGTCCCGATCGGCGAGGACGGCGCTTCCTGAGAGCGAGATCAGAGAACGGATCCCGAGGCTCACGAGTGGCGTGAGGAGCGCGAACGCGACGAGCTGGTAGAAGAGATCGGTCGAGACGAGCACTCGCCAGTTCCGCCGAAGCTCATCGGCGGCCGTCGTCAGGACTTCGCGAAACGGGGACCTCATCGTGGGATTGAGCCTATTTGCTCTCGAAGAGGGATTTCAAGCGATTTGCCTTTCGCGTGTGGCGCTCTTAGGCTCTCACCGATTTCGGAAAACGGATGCAGCCCCGGAGAAAAACCCCTCAGGCGAGAGCGAGACCAGCTCTCGGTCTGGCAATCCTCGCCGGCCTCACCCTGCTGATGCTCGCACTCTCCCTTCCGGGATCGCTGCGCGATGCCTATGAACGAGGGGGCCTCTACCTCTTTTCCGTCGAGTTTCTCGAGGACCTGCCCAAGCGGCTCACCGGCCCCGGCCGTTTTCGTTTCGTGCTGCAACCGGCGATCGCCGCCGCCCTCGGCATCGTTGCGGGGCGAACCGACGCGAGGGCGGGCAGGCCGACTTTCGTGTATACGATGTTATTCGGGGCACAGGCGCGCGGCGAAGCCTTCTTTCACGCCGTTCAGAGCATCGGAAGCCTTTTGTTGATGGGCGTTCTTCTCGACTCGGTTTGCCAGTGGCTCATTCTCGGTGCCTCTTATCCGGGCCCCGCGCTTGTCGTGGGCCCGGTGCTGATCACGATTCCCTACGCGGTGGCGCGCTCGCTCGCGAACCGGGTCCTGCGCGGGTAAACGAGCTCCCGCTCTCGACGGGCTCGCCGGAGCCACCCGAGTATCGTGTAGGGCGTGAGCGGTAGCCGTCGCCGGCAATCTCCGGTTGCGGCGTCTCCGCCTTGTATTATTGGGATCGTTCTTGTCGATGCCACAGGTCAGCTCCAGAAAAGCGATAGTCGTCACCTCTGGCAAGAGTGAGCTTATAATCTGTCTGACATGGCCCTCGAGGTGGGGACACGCCTCGGTCCCTACGAGATTCGCGGCAGGCTCGGCGCGGGCGGCATGGGAGATGTGTACCGTGCCCGAGATACGCGGCTCGAGCGGAGCGTCGCTATCAAGGTTCTGAAAGACGACGTCGCTCCATCGCCCGACCAGCGAGCTCGATTCGAGAGGGAAGCTCGAACCGTTGCCGCCCTCGAGCACCCGCATATTTGTTCTCTTTACGATGTCGGCCGGGAAGGTGACGTCGATTTCCTCGTCATGCAATATCTCGAGGGCGACACGCTGGCCGAGCGCCTGTCGAAGGGACCACTGCCGCTCGACACGTTCTACGACTACGCCATCGAGATCGCCGATGCCGTCGGGGCGGCGCACAAGCGCGGTATCGTCCACCGCGACCTCAAGCCCGGAAACATCGTTTTGACGAAGTCGGGCGCGATGGTCCTGGACTTCGGATTGGCCAAGCTCTGGGACGCGCCCGAGAGCGGCGAAGACCTCGAGACCCGCTCCCGCTCGGGCCTGACGTCGTCCGGAGTGATTCTGGGAACGCTACCGTACATGGCGCCGGAGCAGCTCCAAGGCAAGGAGCCCGACCCTCGCACCGATATTTTTGCGTTCGGCGCCGTGCTCTACGAGATGCTGACGGCGACCAAAGCCTTCGAGGGGAGGTACGCGACCGAGCTCGTGACCGCCGTCCTCGCTTCCTCGCCCACTCCGGTTCCGTCCCTTAATCCACTCGTTCCCGAAGCGCTCGAGCGCATCGTTCGTCGCTGTCTCGCCAAGGATCCGGAGGAACGATGGCAGACGATGGTGGATGCGCGCGAGGAGCTAAGGTGGGTGAGAGAGCAACCTTGGCCCTCGGGGTCCGCCGCATCCTCCCGAAGGCGTGCTCTCCATTTCTGGGCTCTCCTCGGCGCCGGCGCAGTCGTTGGCGCCGGGCTCGTGGCGTCTCTTCTACTGCGCACCGATAAGCCAGTCGATTCGGTGCCGGCGCCAACCGCGAGGTTCGCCATTCCGCTCGGTGACGACGAGTCCCTCTATGACTTCTCGAGCGCAGCGGTGGCCATTTCTCCTGACGGAACCCGCATCGCTTACGCGGTGAATCGGGGCGCGGGAAGATCCATCCACGTCCGCGCGCTCGATGAGATGGAAAGCCGTCCGATCCCTGGGACCGAACGAGGGAGCGATCCCATCTTCTCTCCCGACGGCGAGTGGCTCGCGTTCGAATCGGCGGGCAAGCTCAAGAAAGTCCCTCTTTCCGGGGGCGCTCCACAATTCCTCGCCAACCTTGCGTTCTCCGCCGGTGCGAGCTGGGGCCCGGACGATATCATCGTTCATACGCCGAACTTCACCGGCGGTCTCTATGCGTTATCCGCTCGGAGTGGAGAAGGACGCCGTCTAACCTCGCCGGAGAAGAACCAGGGGCACCTCTGGCCTGCCGTATTACCCGACGGGAAATCGGTGCTCTTCACGCTTTGGGCGGGTCAACCATCGTACGACCAGGCGAGTATCGCCCTCCTGTCGCTAGAGACAGGGCAATGGAGCGTGGTGCTGGAAGGGGCTTCCTATGCTCGATACGCCCCTCCGGGTCACTTGCTCTTCCTCCGCGGAGGGACCCTCTTCGCAGCGCCGTTCGATCCGGAAGCGTGGAAGATAACCGGCGCGCCGGTGGCAGTGGTCGAGAACGTTCGCAGCGATCCTCTGGATGGCGGCGGGCTCTTCGACGTTTCGCAGACGGGCGCCCTCGTCTACGCTCCGGAAATCGGCGCTTCTCCGGCCCGGAGACTGGCGTGGGTCGATCGTTCGGGAGACCGTTCGATCATCACGAGCGGACCGACTTCATTCTCGTCGCCGCGCATATCGCCCGAAGGAAGTCGCATCGCGATGTTCCTCACCGGGCAAGCGGCCCTCAGCGTCTGGATTTATGGAATCTCCCAAGGGACGCTTGCCCGGGTCACCTTCGGCGCCGATGAGCACAACGTGGCGTGGTCCCCCGATGGCCGGTACGTGGCTTTCGAGTCGGGCCGGGAGGGCGCGCATCAACTCTACATTCGCTCGGCGGACGGCTCGGGAGAAGACGATCCGGTGACGAGGGGCGAGCACCACCATTACCTCTGCGATTGGTCTCCCGACGGCCGATCGCTCGTCTACGTCGAGTTTCATCCCGAGAGCGGCGCCGATCTGTGGGTGGTCGAGACGGAAGGCAATCGAGAGGCGCGAGCCTTCCTTGCCACGAAATTTTGGGAAAAGCAGGCGACGTTTTCTCCCAATGGTCGATGGATTGCCTACGTGTCCGATGAAACGGGTGATTTCGAGGTCTACGTGCGGCCGTTCCCCTCGGGGGAGCCGAGAGTTCCCATTTCGAGCGGAGGCGGCGAAGAGCCCGCCTGGTCGCGATCGGGTGAAGAGTTGTTTTATCGAAACGGAGGTCGCATGATGGCGGTCAGCGTCACCGAGGCGCCCGAGTTCCGCGCTGGACGGCCGGAAGAGCTGTTCGAGGGCCTTTACCACTATGCCCCGTTTCCGACCCGGACCTACGACGTGGGCGAGGACGGGCGCTTCGTCATGGTCACCGAGCCGGAGCCGGCCGAGAGCGTTCGCCAATTGAACGTGGTGTTGAATTGGTCCGCCCGTCTGACGGGGGCCGACCCGAAATGAGCTCTCGGGCGATGATCGGCGGGGAGCGCGCATTGCGTGCTCGCAAACGTCTGGATGCGCCGTGCTCGATATCACGGCACGGGTTCAGAGTAGTACCGGCCGCCATGCGATCTCTTTACAGGTGCTGCGTCAGTCGGCTGATGCCGTAGACTATTCAGTACGAGGGACCGTCACGGTGTCCCGGCCGGACGTCCAGTTGATTCCGCTGACCCTTCCGCTGGGGCCGGTCCGTACCACTCTGCGAGCCGGCGAGAGCGTGACCTTCGACATCGAATTCTGGAACTGAGCGCCGCGCAGTGTCGAGGAGATGCCTCGATACCTGGGCGAAATGGCCCACCTCGCCCGTCCGTCCTCAGGGCACTCCCTGAAACCCGCTGAGGACCGGGGTGTTGGCTCGTGGAGGGGGCACTGGCGCGCTGATTGCATGTTATGTGCAAGCGTCCGGAAAAAACTCATGATCGGACGGACACTCTCCCACTACAGGATTCTGGACGAGATCGGCCGCGGCGGCATGGGTATCGTCTATCGAGCCCTCGACGTGAAACTGAATCGCGAGGTGGCTCTCAAGTGCCTCTCCGACGAGCTCGTTCTCAGCCCCGACTTCAGATGGCGATTCCTGAAAGAGGCCCAGGCGGCCGCATCTCTCGAGCACCCGCACGTCGCCGTCGTCCACGAAGTGGATGAAGCCGACGGCACGATCTTCATGGCGATGGAGCTCCTTCGGGGCAAAACCCTGGGCGAGGTGCTCGACCGAGAGCTCCTGCCCACCGCGCGGGCGCTCGAGATCGCGACCGAGATCGCGGAAGGACTCGCCCACGCTCATGATCGAGGGATCGTTCATCGCGACTTGAAGCCGTCCAACATCCTCGTGACCGACGAGGGCCATGTAAAGATCATGGATTTCGGTCTCGCCAAGCTCGTGGAGCCTGCGCTCGCGGTGTCGAGCGAGTGCCGGACCCCTCTTCGGGGTCGTACGTTGCCGAGCCTGGTCGTCGGGACCCCGTCCTACATGTCCCCGGAGCAGGCGCAAGGAATGAGTGTTGACGGCCGCAGCGACGTATTCAGCTTGGGCGTTTTGTTGCACGAACTGCTTACCGGCGAGCTGCCGTTTCGCGCGCCGAGCGTTCCCGAGCTTCTCCATGAGATCATCCACTCCCCCGCACCGCCTCTGGACGAGGAGCTCTCCTCCCGCGTTCCCGAGCTTCAGCGAATCGTCGACAAGTGCCTCGCGAAGGAACCGTCGAAACGCTACCAGGGGATGAAGGAACTTTGCGTGGATCTCGCCACCGTGCGAGGGCTGATAACCGGCTCGCCGGTGTCGGTCGGCGCCGGATGGAGATACGCGTTGCCCCTCGCGCGGTGGATCGTCCTCGGTCTCCTGGTTCTCGCCGCGGTGGGACTCTGGCTTTCTCGGCGTTCCCTGGAGGTAGTAGTCTCTCCCGCGCGGGCCGTGCCGATTACCAGCTTCGAAGGATCCGAGGTGGAGCCCGCGTTGTCTCCGGATGGTAGTTTCGTCGCCTATGCATGGGACCAGGGCGGCAGCGAGACTTTTCAGCTCCAGGTACAGCTCATCGGCTCGGCCGAGCCGCTACGGCTCACCGAAGGAGCCCAACCGGCCTGGTCGCCCGACGCTCGTCAGATCGCTTTTCTTCGACGGACGGAAGGCAATCGCTACCTCATCCAGATGATCCCGGCCTTGGGTGGCCCGGAACGATCTCTCGGCACGGTGAACGCGTACTTCCCGGGATTGGACTGGTCTCCCGACGGTGCGCTGCTCGCGGTCGTCCACCGGGGTTCCGAGGAGACGCCGGAGAGTATCTTCCTGATGTCCCGGGAAACGGGCGACATGGAAAAGCTCACGCATCCACCCAGCACCGCGGAGGGCGACCGAGCTCCGGTCTTCTCGCCCGACGGCAAGAGCATCGCTTTCGTCCGCTGGCGCGAGGGAGCGCGGACGGAGATCTTCGTCCGACGTCTGGACGATGGCGACGAAGCTTCGGTCCTGACACACGAGGGCATCGTTCGGGACCTCGGTTGGTGGGGCGACGGCACTGCTCTCATTTTTTCGTCGTACTGGAGAGGCAATACTGGCTTGTGGAGGGTTCCCGCCGGTGGAGGGGTTCCGACTCGGCTTCCCTTTGGGGAGAACGCCCGCGAGCTCACCACCGCGCGGACAGGGAACCGGCTGGTTTTTTCCCGTGCGGTCAGCGACACCAACGTCTGGCGCGTCGGTGGGCCGAGAGCTGAGGCGATCTCTCCACCGCAGAAGTGGATCGCTTCCACGCGAGACGACTGGTCGCCGCAGTATTCACCTGACGGGAGCCGGATCGCCTTCACCTCCGACCGCTCGGGTGAACCGCAGATCTGGATCTGGGAGAGCACTACCGGGGAGATCTCGCGAATGCCATTCGAGGGTGCGGCAACGGTCCCGCGCTGGTCGCCAGACGGCGATTACCTTTCATTCGCGGGAGACGTGGGCGGAAACTTCGATGTGTACGTGTCGAGCGTCGTGGGAGGATTCACCCGCCGCCTCACGAATCACCCGGGGACCGACGCCCCGGGGAGCTGGTCTCCCGACGGGCACACCATTTATTTTGCATCGGATCGAACGGGGAGCTACCAAGTGTGGATGGTTCCGGCCGAGGGCGGTCAGGCAGAGCGACTCTCACGAGAAGGAGGAGTGTTTCCCTGCGCCTCTTCCGATGGGCGGTTCTTGTTCTACCTGGGAGAGGGGTTTGGGAGAACCTTCGGGATTTCGCTAGAAAGCGGTGAGGAGACGGTCGTTCTCGAAACGGAGATATACCGGGCGAGTTTGCAATTGTGGCGCCGGCGACTCGTGTACCTCCGCGAGGAAGAAAGGTCGGGGTTTCTCATCGAGAGCTTCGATCTGGACAAAGGTCAGGTGATCCCGGTAGCGGAGCTCGGTCCAGACACCCGCATCGGCAAGTACGGAGGGTTGAGCGTTTCTCCCGACGGGCGCTGGATCCTCTATCCACAGGAGGACGGCGTAGGGAGCGATCTCGTTCTGCTGGAAGAATGAATCGCTCGCCTTGGAAAAACGTAAGGTATCGAGACGGGAGTTCTCATGAGCTCATCATCATTGGAATCCTTCATCCACTCTCTGCCCAAGGTCGAGATCCATCTGCATCTGGAGGGTGCCGTCCCCCTCGAAGCGCTTTGGGAGCTCGTCCAGAAGTATCGCGGCTCCATCGCAATCGTCGACGGGAATTAGGCTGGGTCTCCGAGCTTTCGATAGCGGTGCCTGGCAACCTGAAAACCAGGGATGGGTAGGACCGCCGAACTAGGGAAGATACCGATTCACCAACCTTCTAAACGCCGTTTGACCGTTAGACCTCGTCAAAATCTCCCCACAGCTTTTGACACGGAGCGGTGCGAGTAGAAGCGAAGAGCGCGGACTCTGTGCAGAAGGCTTCGGTTTTTCATACGAATTATCTCAATTCCCCCTTCCCAGCACCTCGAAACGTCGCGACAGACGATTGCCCGCCGCATCGATGACGGGTCACCTGGTGCGAGCCGGGCTCGATGTCGTGCGCTGCTGGTGAAAGGTGCGGGTTGTGCCGAGATACCCGTCGTCGAGGTGCCAGTGGAGACCGCGAGCGTGGCGGACTCGGCCCAGGAAAGCGAGCTCTCGCCGTGCACACGTCAACGTTCCTTATTCATTTAGGGAACCGCAAATGGGTCCTCGATTTGGATTCCGGCGATGATCTGTCCGGGATTCAGATCCTCGGAAAGAATTCGCGACGCTCCACCTTTGACGGCGGCGGTGACGATGAGCGCGTCCCAGAAACTGATGCTGTTTTCCTGCTCGATTTCCGAAGCACGCGTCACATCCTTCGGGAGGATCCATTCGGTTTGCCAGAGTGTATAATTTCGAACGACTTCCCTCGCTGTGGCCATGGGCAGCGGCTCCGGAATCTTCCGGGTTACGTTGACGTAGAACTCTTGAAGCACCTGAACGCTCAGTATCCCGGTGCGCGTTCCCCATAGCTCGGCGATCATATCGGCGGCGCGCCGGTGACGGTAGCCAGCCTCGGTGTCGTGCGCGTATACCAAGA
The sequence above is a segment of the Vicinamibacteria bacterium genome. Coding sequences within it:
- a CDS encoding LOG family protein; its protein translation is MRGDKRNKRPSNAVRLDDEDAVREAVSASILGLWDVVNTLARLRPSRRDRYRVSIFGSARVERESFGYQETRRAAKALAEMGCDIVTGGGPGLMQAANEGASEAPAQSRSYGIRVDLPFEQDVNAFVSEAFEHRTFFTRLHQFVLTSDAFLVTPGGIGTVLEMMMIWQLLQVGHLQETPLVLVGKMWPPLIEWAKVSMLSADPPLASPEDMAIPVCVADADEAIARIRAHHLAWSKAQAGSR
- a CDS encoding glycerophosphodiester phosphodiesterase family protein, which encodes MRSPFREVLTTAADELRRNWRVLVSTDLFYQLVAFALLTPLVSLGIRSLISLSGSAVLADRDILYFALRPLGLAIIVLAAAGRIAVLGLGQACLMGIAFGAAGSTRAPVVSALAWGGRRFHRILAVTIRLVVKALVVCAPFLALAALAYFLLLTDFDINYYLKERPPVFWTAAVAIGTLLLVMAVLLVRRASGWVYALPLLLFENVDPSKALSVSEDRSRSHRLVVARVLVGWAAAAMTVSLVGASAGRALAAAILPRFQGSLSLLVPALGATFVLGVVAAALLTAFSSSLFAALVVALYERLGGGSRANFVTSETPEPGTRLLRGKRILIGVMAAAGISAAIGWALLRGARSPRPVAVIAHRGAAALAPENTLSSVERAIEDGTDWVEIDVQETADGEVVVLHDSDFMKLAGSPLKIWDGSFAEVRKLDIGSWFSPEFQGEGVPTLEEVLLRAKDRAKVIIELKYYGHNQRLEERVAAIVERTGMENEIAVMSLERKMVETIGDIRPSYRKGLLAATAVGRLTEVDVDFLAVSVTLATPSLFRQAHARGQDVYVWTLNDELTIAQKILQGADGIITDDPARARAVIEAESHLTAAERLLLGMAFWLGVEPARFHVSRDSE
- a CDS encoding protein kinase, with the protein product MALEVGTRLGPYEIRGRLGAGGMGDVYRARDTRLERSVAIKVLKDDVAPSPDQRARFEREARTVAALEHPHICSLYDVGREGDVDFLVMQYLEGDTLAERLSKGPLPLDTFYDYAIEIADAVGAAHKRGIVHRDLKPGNIVLTKSGAMVLDFGLAKLWDAPESGEDLETRSRSGLTSSGVILGTLPYMAPEQLQGKEPDPRTDIFAFGAVLYEMLTATKAFEGRYATELVTAVLASSPTPVPSLNPLVPEALERIVRRCLAKDPEERWQTMVDAREELRWVREQPWPSGSAASSRRRALHFWALLGAGAVVGAGLVASLLLRTDKPVDSVPAPTARFAIPLGDDESLYDFSSAAVAISPDGTRIAYAVNRGAGRSIHVRALDEMESRPIPGTERGSDPIFSPDGEWLAFESAGKLKKVPLSGGAPQFLANLAFSAGASWGPDDIIVHTPNFTGGLYALSARSGEGRRLTSPEKNQGHLWPAVLPDGKSVLFTLWAGQPSYDQASIALLSLETGQWSVVLEGASYARYAPPGHLLFLRGGTLFAAPFDPEAWKITGAPVAVVENVRSDPLDGGGLFDVSQTGALVYAPEIGASPARRLAWVDRSGDRSIITSGPTSFSSPRISPEGSRIAMFLTGQAALSVWIYGISQGTLARVTFGADEHNVAWSPDGRYVAFESGREGAHQLYIRSADGSGEDDPVTRGEHHHYLCDWSPDGRSLVYVEFHPESGADLWVVETEGNREARAFLATKFWEKQATFSPNGRWIAYVSDETGDFEVYVRPFPSGEPRVPISSGGGEEPAWSRSGEELFYRNGGRMMAVSVTEAPEFRAGRPEELFEGLYHYAPFPTRTYDVGEDGRFVMVTEPEPAESVRQLNVVLNWSARLTGADPK
- a CDS encoding protein kinase, whose translation is MIGRTLSHYRILDEIGRGGMGIVYRALDVKLNREVALKCLSDELVLSPDFRWRFLKEAQAAASLEHPHVAVVHEVDEADGTIFMAMELLRGKTLGEVLDRELLPTARALEIATEIAEGLAHAHDRGIVHRDLKPSNILVTDEGHVKIMDFGLAKLVEPALAVSSECRTPLRGRTLPSLVVGTPSYMSPEQAQGMSVDGRSDVFSLGVLLHELLTGELPFRAPSVPELLHEIIHSPAPPLDEELSSRVPELQRIVDKCLAKEPSKRYQGMKELCVDLATVRGLITGSPVSVGAGWRYALPLARWIVLGLLVLAAVGLWLSRRSLEVVVSPARAVPITSFEGSEVEPALSPDGSFVAYAWDQGGSETFQLQVQLIGSAEPLRLTEGAQPAWSPDARQIAFLRRTEGNRYLIQMIPALGGPERSLGTVNAYFPGLDWSPDGALLAVVHRGSEETPESIFLMSRETGDMEKLTHPPSTAEGDRAPVFSPDGKSIAFVRWREGARTEIFVRRLDDGDEASVLTHEGIVRDLGWWGDGTALIFSSYWRGNTGLWRVPAGGGVPTRLPFGENARELTTARTGNRLVFSRAVSDTNVWRVGGPRAEAISPPQKWIASTRDDWSPQYSPDGSRIAFTSDRSGEPQIWIWESTTGEISRMPFEGAATVPRWSPDGDYLSFAGDVGGNFDVYVSSVVGGFTRRLTNHPGTDAPGSWSPDGHTIYFASDRTGSYQVWMVPAEGGQAERLSREGGVFPCASSDGRFLFYLGEGFGRTFGISLESGEETVVLETEIYRASLQLWRRRLVYLREEERSGFLIESFDLDKGQVIPVAELGPDTRIGKYGGLSVSPDGRWILYPQEDGVGSDLVLLEE
- a CDS encoding PIN domain-containing protein, whose amino-acid sequence is MSADRVFVDTNVLVYAHDTEAGYRHRRAADMIAELWGTRTGILSVQVLQEFYVNVTRKIPEPLPMATAREVVRNYTLWQTEWILPKDVTRASEIEQENSISFWDALIVTAAVKGGASRILSEDLNPGQIIAGIQIEDPFAVP